A single window of Methanomassiliicoccales archaeon DNA harbors:
- a CDS encoding DUF835 domain-containing protein, producing the protein MLIVDDNPDVLDIVSELVSSHSYRAITASGGREAIEKAKSESPDLILLDINMPDIDGWSVLRTLKQEGLTNKIKVMMLTAYTDIGTDIFGLQDVVAGYVRKPFKNSELEQKMKEILEATEGLTLEPTPVEKKEGLFSRLFKAKSDTPAGMEKAKKTAIRYELRKGFGYVVKELKPEKSFEMFADQVTHNIQGLCITREHPQTIRKSWGLEKTPIIWLSNQLGKVYVNPTNIGILSDTIIRFIEKSGDSVVMIDGIEFLIVNNDFEKVLRMVHHVAEATMEYKSRLIISVDPRTLDVREMALLERNMEVIEAMPPSTAKPIR; encoded by the coding sequence GTGCTGATAGTCGATGATAACCCAGATGTGCTCGACATCGTCTCCGAGCTCGTGTCTTCGCACAGCTATCGGGCCATCACCGCTTCCGGGGGCCGCGAGGCCATCGAGAAGGCCAAGAGCGAGAGCCCCGATCTCATCCTTCTGGATATCAACATGCCTGACATTGACGGCTGGAGCGTCCTTCGCACTCTGAAGCAAGAGGGCCTGACCAACAAGATCAAGGTCATGATGCTCACCGCCTACACCGACATCGGCACTGACATCTTTGGATTGCAGGACGTGGTGGCGGGATATGTTCGCAAGCCCTTCAAGAACTCAGAACTGGAACAGAAGATGAAGGAGATATTGGAGGCCACCGAAGGCCTCACCCTCGAGCCCACGCCGGTGGAGAAGAAGGAGGGGTTATTCAGCAGGCTCTTCAAGGCCAAGTCGGACACGCCCGCGGGCATGGAGAAGGCCAAGAAGACTGCCATTAGATACGAGCTGAGAAAAGGCTTCGGCTACGTGGTCAAGGAGCTCAAGCCGGAGAAATCGTTCGAGATGTTCGCGGACCAGGTGACGCACAATATCCAGGGGCTTTGCATCACCCGCGAACACCCCCAGACCATACGAAAGAGCTGGGGGTTGGAGAAGACACCGATTATCTGGCTGAGCAACCAACTGGGAAAGGTTTATGTGAATCCGACCAACATCGGCATCCTCAGCGACACCATCATTCGTTTCATCGAGAAGAGCGGCGACAGCGTGGTCATGATCGACGGCATCGAGTTCCTCATCGTCAACAACGACTTTGAGAAGGTGCTGCGTATGGTGCATCACGTGGCCGAGGCGACGATGGAGTACAAGTCCAGACTGATAATCTCCGTCGACCCGCGCACCCTGGACGTGAGAGAGATGGCGCTCCTGGAGCGCAACATGGAGGTCATCGAGGCCATGCCTCCATCAACGGCGAAACCTATTAGGTAG
- a CDS encoding bifunctional phosphoglucose/phosphomannose isomerase — translation MSGPLDEKDRIATYDKSGALEQILGLPIQIEEMLQREAGFEGRAEKVCVIGMGGSAIGADMLLDYCAEVSEVPMGVVRGLEFPRWVDEDTLVIMVSYSGNTWEVLELFDDVLKRGSSVYGITSGGKLLELCEKHGVPHMKVPCGKQPRAAVGYLLGATGVVLDEAGVAPVRKDLARSVPAMADLMQNLSPGVPTDLNMAKKLAMKLKGKVPVIYAPRTIRSVALRWMTQINENAKMLAFSGEYPEMNHNQIVGWVEGERCKEMLPVFLRANVPNKKVSERMGISIQLIREAKLDSVVVELSGRSPLETSLMGIALGDFVSFYLAMLRGVDPNPVNSISELKKRTYPPA, via the coding sequence ATGTCCGGTCCCCTAGATGAGAAGGACAGGATCGCCACTTACGACAAGTCAGGAGCACTGGAACAGATACTGGGCTTGCCCATCCAGATAGAGGAGATGCTGCAGCGGGAAGCGGGGTTCGAAGGAAGAGCAGAGAAGGTCTGTGTCATTGGGATGGGAGGATCGGCCATCGGCGCAGATATGCTCCTGGACTACTGCGCCGAGGTCTCGGAGGTCCCGATGGGCGTGGTTCGTGGTCTGGAGTTCCCGAGGTGGGTGGACGAGGACACCCTGGTCATCATGGTCAGTTACTCAGGCAACACCTGGGAGGTCTTGGAGCTGTTCGATGATGTGTTGAAACGTGGTTCTTCGGTCTATGGCATAACCTCTGGGGGAAAGCTCCTGGAACTTTGCGAGAAGCACGGTGTGCCGCATATGAAGGTGCCATGCGGAAAGCAACCTCGGGCCGCCGTTGGCTATCTGTTGGGCGCTACTGGAGTCGTCCTCGACGAGGCGGGTGTGGCTCCAGTCCGCAAGGACCTTGCTCGGAGCGTGCCGGCCATGGCTGATCTGATGCAGAACCTTTCGCCGGGCGTGCCAACGGACCTCAATATGGCCAAGAAGCTGGCGATGAAGCTCAAAGGAAAGGTGCCGGTGATCTATGCTCCCAGGACCATTCGTTCCGTGGCCTTGCGCTGGATGACGCAGATCAACGAGAACGCCAAGATGCTGGCCTTCAGCGGCGAATACCCGGAGATGAACCACAATCAGATCGTGGGTTGGGTGGAAGGGGAGAGATGCAAGGAGATGTTGCCGGTCTTTCTGCGAGCCAACGTACCGAACAAGAAGGTGAGCGAGCGGATGGGGATTTCCATCCAGCTGATAAGGGAGGCGAAGCTCGATTCGGTGGTGGTGGAGCTGAGCGGCCGCAGCCCTCTGGAAACATCGCTAATGGGGATAGCACTGGGGGATTTCGTTTCTTTCTACCTGGCCATGCTCAGGGGCGTGGACCCGAACCCGGTCAATTCCATCAGTGAGCTGAAGAAGCGCACCTACCCGCCTGCCTAG
- the eno gene encoding phosphopyruvate hydratase, which produces MADSKIVRIKAREVLDSRGSPTVEAEVITSSFVARAIAPSGASTGSHEVLELRDGGERFGGKGVLRAVENVNRVISPKLKGMDCTEQKEIDIALIKLDGTSNKSKLGGNATTAVSLAVAHAGAKAKGVELHEHLSHGSRILPVPMMNIINGGKHAGTGLGIQEFMVVPAGASKFSEALRMGAEVYQNLRSILKEAYGPSAINVGDEGGFAPPFDNTRQAMDTIMKAIQKAGYEPGKDVFLALDCAASEFCNQGVYCLDNRRMGPQELLDLYSVLKRDYPLVSIEDPVHEEAFDLMALMTLRMGKRIQLVGDDIFVTNVERIKRAIQTKAGNATLIKVNQIGTVTEAMEAAELSFKANYGVVVSHRSGETEDTSIADIAVALGCGQIKTGAPARAERTSKYNRLLRLEEELGEKAKFPGAAIYQRKSD; this is translated from the coding sequence ATGGCAGACTCGAAGATAGTTCGGATCAAAGCGCGAGAGGTATTGGACAGCCGGGGCAGCCCGACCGTGGAGGCGGAGGTCATCACTTCGTCATTCGTCGCCCGAGCCATCGCCCCGTCCGGTGCCTCGACCGGCTCTCACGAAGTGCTCGAGCTTCGTGACGGCGGAGAGCGCTTCGGTGGAAAGGGCGTGCTGCGGGCGGTGGAGAACGTCAACCGGGTCATCTCCCCCAAGCTCAAGGGCATGGATTGCACCGAGCAGAAAGAGATCGATATTGCGCTCATCAAACTGGACGGCACCTCGAACAAGTCGAAGCTCGGAGGCAACGCCACCACGGCCGTCTCCCTCGCCGTTGCGCACGCTGGGGCAAAGGCCAAAGGGGTGGAGCTGCACGAGCATCTGAGTCATGGGAGCAGGATTTTGCCGGTCCCGATGATGAACATCATCAACGGTGGAAAACACGCTGGAACGGGCCTGGGTATCCAAGAGTTCATGGTGGTGCCGGCTGGCGCCTCGAAGTTCTCCGAGGCGCTGCGTATGGGCGCCGAGGTCTACCAAAACCTGCGTTCCATATTGAAGGAGGCCTATGGTCCCTCGGCCATCAACGTTGGCGATGAGGGTGGCTTCGCGCCTCCTTTCGACAATACGCGACAGGCAATGGACACGATAATGAAGGCCATCCAGAAAGCGGGCTACGAACCGGGCAAAGATGTCTTTCTAGCCCTGGATTGCGCCGCCAGCGAGTTCTGCAATCAGGGCGTCTACTGCCTGGACAACAGGCGCATGGGCCCGCAGGAACTGCTGGACCTCTACTCTGTGCTCAAGCGCGATTACCCGCTCGTCAGCATCGAGGACCCAGTGCATGAGGAGGCATTCGACCTCATGGCGCTCATGACCCTGAGGATGGGCAAGAGGATCCAGCTGGTGGGGGATGATATCTTCGTCACCAATGTGGAGAGGATCAAGAGGGCCATCCAGACGAAGGCGGGCAACGCCACTCTGATCAAGGTGAACCAGATCGGGACGGTGACGGAGGCAATGGAGGCCGCCGAGCTCTCCTTCAAGGCGAACTACGGAGTGGTGGTCAGCCACCGCTCCGGTGAGACGGAGGACACTTCCATCGCCGACATCGCGGTAGCGCTAGGTTGCGGGCAGATCAAGACCGGTGCTCCAGCGCGAGCAGAAAGGACGTCCAAGTACAACCGTCTGTTGCGATTGGAGGAGGAGCTGGGGGAGAAGGCCAAGTTCCCAGGAGCGGCCATTTACCAAAGAAAGTCGGACTAG
- a CDS encoding nicotinate phosphoribosyltransferase — MKRFFSATDDDIWKGRTTDVYFTHTMEVLRARGKTKEQALAEFTVSGLPRGWPWGVFCGVEETVRLLEGKNLDLWGLPEGTVFRPRGESGVRIPVMTISGAYSDYCVYETPALGFLCHSSGVATMSARVRKAAGDKQVIAFGIRRMHPSISPMLDRSSFIGGCDAVSSLKGAETIGKKPSGTMPHSLVIMFGDQEEAFKAFDEAVDRSVPRVVLVDTYSDEKAEAIMACESIKELEGVRLDTPASRKGSMPELIREVKWELSIRGFDHVKIFVSGGLDDKTIPELVAAGADGFGVGTSISNAPTIDFALDIVEKGGKPVAKRGKYGGRKYPFRCPRCLSFEVSLSLKRPPKCRCGGKMELAEVQLIRKGKRLYPERSAIEIRESVLEQLARAEM, encoded by the coding sequence TTGAAACGGTTCTTCTCCGCCACGGACGATGACATCTGGAAGGGCAGGACCACCGACGTCTATTTCACCCATACCATGGAGGTCCTCCGGGCCAGAGGAAAGACCAAAGAGCAGGCGCTGGCGGAGTTCACCGTCAGCGGACTGCCGAGGGGCTGGCCCTGGGGCGTGTTCTGCGGAGTGGAGGAAACAGTACGGCTGCTCGAAGGGAAGAACCTAGACCTGTGGGGATTGCCAGAGGGAACGGTCTTTCGGCCGCGGGGAGAGAGCGGCGTACGCATCCCGGTCATGACCATCAGTGGTGCCTACTCCGACTACTGCGTCTACGAAACGCCTGCCCTGGGCTTCCTCTGCCATTCTTCAGGGGTCGCGACCATGTCGGCGAGGGTACGCAAGGCCGCGGGGGACAAGCAGGTGATCGCCTTCGGCATCAGGCGCATGCATCCCTCCATATCTCCCATGCTCGACCGCTCCTCGTTCATCGGCGGATGCGATGCCGTCTCCTCGCTCAAAGGGGCGGAGACGATAGGCAAGAAGCCTTCGGGTACCATGCCCCACTCGCTCGTCATCATGTTCGGGGACCAGGAGGAGGCGTTCAAGGCTTTCGATGAGGCAGTGGACCGATCGGTGCCAAGGGTTGTCCTCGTGGACACCTATTCCGACGAGAAGGCGGAGGCCATCATGGCCTGCGAGAGCATCAAAGAACTGGAAGGGGTGAGATTGGACACCCCAGCCTCCAGAAAGGGTTCGATGCCTGAACTGATCCGCGAAGTGAAATGGGAGCTGTCCATCCGTGGCTTTGACCACGTCAAGATTTTCGTATCCGGGGGTCTGGACGACAAGACGATCCCGGAACTCGTGGCAGCGGGAGCAGATGGTTTCGGGGTGGGTACGAGCATCTCCAACGCCCCGACCATCGATTTCGCCTTGGACATAGTGGAGAAGGGAGGCAAGCCGGTGGCAAAGCGGGGCAAGTACGGCGGACGCAAGTATCCGTTCCGCTGCCCGAGGTGCCTGTCCTTTGAGGTTTCGCTCTCACTCAAACGACCGCCGAAATGCCGTTGCGGTGGGAAGATGGAGCTGGCTGAGGTGCAGCTGATCCGCAAGGGCAAGCGCCTCTATCCAGAGCGCAGTGCCATCGAGATCAGGGAGAGCGTGTTGGAACAGCTCGCCCGAGCGGAGATGTGA
- a CDS encoding 50S ribosomal protein L40e, whose protein sequence is MARFKEADARLLNKMICMNCYARNAPKATRCRKCGYTNLRAKAKESRKT, encoded by the coding sequence ATGGCAAGGTTCAAAGAGGCCGATGCGAGGCTCCTCAACAAGATGATCTGCATGAACTGCTACGCGAGGAACGCCCCCAAAGCCACCCGCTGCCGCAAGTGCGGCTACACCAATCTTCGCGCCAAGGCGAAAGAGAGCAGAAAGACGTAA
- a CDS encoding TIGR00269 family protein, producing the protein MPTCLKCDREPITFIRYNGAHLCEEHFLEFVEKRVRKEVRKQVDLDSMSRLGVALSGGKDSSVALAILVDALSNKKDLQILAITVDEGIACYRPKTMEKARELCRLLGVEHHIIRLQNEVGKTMDHISQRTRGRTACTYCGVLRRKCMNKLARDLSADVLATGLNLDDTAQSILMNFTRGDVEKLARLGPHGRLQPGLIPRIQPLRSIPEKESYLYAIFRELPFSADECPYADAALRNEYRRIIDELESKHPGTRHSILNSYDAIRPLLQQTYPPASLRQCQCGEPTSGERCMSCELLEEVRRME; encoded by the coding sequence GTGCCAACCTGCCTCAAGTGCGACCGGGAACCGATCACCTTCATCCGCTACAACGGAGCGCATCTGTGCGAGGAGCACTTCCTGGAGTTCGTGGAGAAAAGGGTCCGAAAGGAAGTTCGGAAGCAGGTCGACCTAGATAGCATGAGCAGGCTGGGTGTGGCACTCTCAGGCGGCAAGGACAGCTCGGTAGCCCTGGCGATATTGGTGGATGCATTGAGTAACAAGAAGGATCTGCAGATTCTTGCCATCACCGTGGACGAGGGCATCGCCTGCTACCGACCTAAGACCATGGAGAAGGCACGGGAGCTCTGCCGACTGCTTGGGGTCGAGCACCATATCATCCGTCTGCAGAACGAGGTGGGAAAGACCATGGACCACATCTCCCAACGAACGAGGGGGAGGACAGCATGCACCTACTGCGGCGTGTTGCGCCGGAAATGCATGAACAAGCTGGCCCGTGATCTGAGCGCGGACGTTCTGGCGACCGGCCTCAATCTCGATGACACCGCCCAATCCATACTCATGAACTTCACCCGGGGGGATGTGGAGAAGTTGGCCCGGCTCGGCCCCCACGGAAGGCTGCAACCAGGGCTCATCCCGCGCATCCAGCCGTTGAGATCGATACCGGAGAAGGAATCATATCTCTACGCCATCTTCAGGGAGCTGCCATTCTCCGCGGACGAGTGCCCATACGCGGATGCCGCCCTGCGCAACGAGTACCGCAGGATCATCGACGAACTGGAATCCAAGCACCCTGGCACGAGGCATTCGATCCTCAACAGCTACGATGCCATCCGTCCGCTTCTCCAACAGACCTATCCGCCAGCCTCCCTGCGCCAGTGCCAGTGCGGCGAACCGACCTCCGGCGAACGCTGCATGAGCTGCGAGCTGCTGGAAGAAGTGAGAAGGATGGAATGA
- a CDS encoding nucleotidyltransferase domain-containing protein, which translates to MSASADLLFLGPRRVVLYRKLERVMTVVDEGGLPMVIKEVYLFGSFLRDEQRPTDIDVLLIYDSDATLNLYESIGRKGDKHWRLWEMSRAPGKLRRRLKANAEKSMDLSICPSLEEYQRDLAYPMDIWLRIWTRQDGDWRIKLMDHFDLALRTPLPQVSPAGRSG; encoded by the coding sequence ATGTCTGCTTCCGCGGACCTCTTGTTCCTCGGGCCGAGAAGGGTCGTGCTCTATCGCAAACTGGAGCGGGTCATGACCGTTGTGGACGAGGGAGGACTGCCGATGGTCATCAAGGAGGTCTACCTCTTTGGCAGCTTCCTTCGAGACGAGCAACGACCAACGGACATCGACGTACTGCTGATATACGATTCCGACGCGACCCTTAACCTGTATGAATCGATCGGCAGGAAAGGAGACAAGCATTGGCGTCTCTGGGAGATGAGCCGCGCACCGGGGAAGTTGAGGCGGCGCCTGAAAGCCAACGCGGAGAAGAGCATGGATCTGAGCATCTGCCCTTCGTTGGAGGAATACCAACGAGACCTGGCCTATCCTATGGATATATGGTTGAGAATCTGGACCCGACAGGACGGGGACTGGAGGATCAAGCTCATGGACCATTTCGACCTGGCGTTGCGAACTCCACTTCCACAGGTATCCCCTGCTGGACGCTCTGGCTGA
- a CDS encoding OsmC family protein, protein MAGIEEQEFWTSIVLLDGYQFQVSFPDEAMPRLLMDEPEPVGKGEHPNAGLLLAAAVGNCMAASLTYCLRKARAEVKGMRAEVLTKLERNQRGRLRITAMKVVLHPELEDEGMLVRCKDIFEDFCIVSQSVQQGIPVEVEFATPGRNGP, encoded by the coding sequence ATGGCCGGGATCGAAGAGCAGGAGTTCTGGACCAGCATCGTATTGCTCGATGGCTACCAGTTCCAGGTTTCCTTCCCGGACGAGGCAATGCCTAGGCTGCTCATGGATGAACCCGAACCGGTGGGGAAGGGCGAGCATCCGAACGCCGGACTTCTGCTGGCAGCGGCGGTGGGCAACTGCATGGCAGCGTCGCTTACTTACTGTCTGAGGAAGGCAAGGGCCGAGGTCAAAGGAATGAGGGCGGAAGTGCTCACCAAGCTGGAGAGGAATCAGCGCGGACGCCTGCGGATCACCGCCATGAAGGTGGTCCTTCACCCCGAGCTAGAGGATGAGGGCATGCTTGTGCGATGCAAGGACATCTTCGAGGATTTCTGCATCGTCAGCCAGAGCGTCCAGCAGGGGATACCTGTGGAAGTGGAGTTCGCAACGCCAGGTCGAAATGGTCCATGA
- a CDS encoding serine hydroxymethyltransferase, translating into MKEDAQWIREQVKAHSKWFEESIPTIASENLMSPLAKEMMISDFHDRYAEGMPGKRYYQGNIYVDKVENKCMEIGSRLFKVPFVDTRPTSGTVANMAVLFALCEPGDIITTSALANGAHISTAQFGAVGLRGVKTVNYPWDMERMTVDVDGTRKLLLETKPRLVQFGLSLFLFPVPLRELQDTFQEISCTVWYDAAHVLGLIAGGQFQDPLHEGVHVLSSSTHKTFPGPNHGLLLGNNLTEDLEKRLRRAVFPGVTSSHHLHAMAALAITMAEMEEFGRAYATQIVKNSQALGQAMHELGMEVLCANMGFTRSHTIAVNVSKHGGGDQVAKDLEAANIITNKNMLPGDESSIRPSGIRIGTQEMTRLGMRESEMKEVAKLIHRVALKKEAPAAVKEDVMERKKHFDKVQFCFHAGTPAYKYHELI; encoded by the coding sequence ATGAAAGAGGATGCCCAGTGGATCCGGGAGCAAGTCAAGGCTCACAGCAAGTGGTTCGAGGAATCGATACCCACGATCGCCTCCGAGAACCTCATGTCACCGCTCGCCAAGGAGATGATGATCTCAGATTTCCATGACCGCTACGCCGAAGGAATGCCCGGCAAGAGGTACTATCAGGGCAACATCTACGTGGACAAGGTGGAGAACAAGTGCATGGAGATCGGGAGCCGCCTGTTCAAGGTTCCATTTGTAGACACCCGCCCCACCTCCGGGACCGTAGCGAACATGGCGGTGCTGTTCGCGTTGTGCGAGCCAGGGGATATCATTACGACCTCGGCGCTCGCCAATGGCGCTCACATATCCACGGCGCAGTTCGGTGCGGTCGGCCTGCGGGGCGTCAAGACCGTCAACTACCCTTGGGACATGGAAAGGATGACGGTGGATGTGGATGGGACCCGCAAGCTTCTGTTGGAAACGAAGCCCAGGCTAGTGCAGTTCGGCCTTTCCCTCTTCCTCTTTCCGGTGCCGCTCAGGGAACTCCAGGACACATTCCAGGAGATCAGCTGCACCGTCTGGTACGATGCTGCGCACGTGCTGGGCCTGATCGCCGGTGGACAGTTCCAGGACCCGCTGCACGAAGGCGTTCACGTGCTCTCTTCTTCCACTCACAAGACCTTCCCCGGTCCGAACCACGGCCTCCTGCTGGGCAACAATCTGACGGAGGATCTGGAGAAGCGCCTGCGCCGGGCGGTGTTCCCGGGCGTCACCTCGTCTCATCATCTGCATGCCATGGCCGCCTTGGCCATTACGATGGCGGAGATGGAGGAGTTCGGCCGAGCCTATGCAACGCAGATAGTCAAGAACTCCCAAGCCCTCGGCCAGGCGATGCACGAGCTGGGGATGGAAGTGCTGTGCGCCAACATGGGGTTCACCCGATCACACACCATAGCCGTCAACGTCTCCAAGCACGGCGGCGGGGACCAAGTGGCGAAGGACCTGGAGGCAGCCAACATCATCACCAACAAGAATATGCTGCCCGGTGATGAAAGCTCCATCCGACCCTCGGGCATCCGCATCGGCACGCAGGAGATGACCCGTCTGGGTATGAGGGAAAGCGAGATGAAGGAAGTGGCGAAGCTCATCCATCGCGTGGCGCTGAAGAAAGAAGCACCCGCTGCGGTGAAAGAGGACGTGATGGAGCGGAAGAAGCACTTCGACAAGGTGCAGTTCTGCTTCCACGCCGGAACTCCTGCGTACAAGTATCACGAGCTAATCTAA
- the ribB gene encoding 3,4-dihydroxy-2-butanone-4-phosphate synthase, with amino-acid sequence MSDVLDQTLHCLKEGRFALVYDFDNRERETDMVIASQFASPTAIKTMRQDAGGLICTTASYEVAQKLQLPFLVDVLANSYQSYPVLSRLAPNDIPYDTKSAFSITINHRRTFTGITDNDRALTTSEFAKLAKAALQESSNQAREDFGRDFRSPGHVHLLNASQQLLVKRKGHTELSTALLALSGLTPSATICEMMGEDGNALGKEKAKDYARRYDLCFLEGQDIIDAWNGSGRGK; translated from the coding sequence ATGTCCGACGTTCTCGATCAAACCCTGCATTGTCTGAAAGAAGGGAGATTCGCCCTCGTCTACGATTTTGACAACCGGGAGCGAGAGACGGACATGGTGATCGCATCGCAGTTCGCGTCGCCCACAGCCATCAAGACCATGCGCCAGGACGCGGGCGGACTCATCTGCACAACGGCCAGCTATGAGGTGGCGCAGAAACTGCAACTCCCATTCCTAGTGGATGTCCTGGCGAACTCGTATCAGAGCTATCCGGTGCTCTCGAGACTGGCTCCCAATGACATTCCCTACGACACTAAGTCCGCGTTCTCGATCACGATCAATCACCGACGGACGTTCACCGGCATTACTGACAACGACCGCGCCTTGACGACGTCGGAGTTCGCCAAGTTGGCTAAGGCCGCGCTGCAGGAATCCTCGAACCAGGCCAGGGAGGACTTCGGCCGCGATTTCCGTTCTCCTGGGCACGTTCATCTGTTGAATGCGAGCCAGCAATTGCTCGTCAAGAGAAAGGGGCACACCGAGCTATCCACAGCGCTCCTGGCGCTCTCCGGATTGACGCCTTCGGCCACCATCTGCGAGATGATGGGAGAGGACGGCAACGCCTTGGGCAAGGAGAAGGCTAAAGACTATGCCCGGAGATACGACCTCTGTTTCTTGGAGGGTCAGGATATCATCGATGCCTGGAATGGGTCAGGTCGAGGAAAATGA